From Phycodurus eques isolate BA_2022a chromosome 13, UOR_Pequ_1.1, whole genome shotgun sequence, a single genomic window includes:
- the LOC133411357 gene encoding 3-keto-steroid reductase/17-beta-hydroxysteroid dehydrogenase 7-like isoform X1 produces the protein MEKVVIITGANSGIGRALCERLLAEDVQLRLCLACRNTQRAETARSALLTSHPEARVDLLQLDVGSVQSALAAARELKARYKRIDFLYLNAGIMPNPQVDIKAFFKGLFSRNAINMFATAQGLLTQQDCLNSDGLQEVFATNLFGHFVLVRELEPLLCQAGHTSRVVWTSSSNARRTAFSIEDIQHRNGTEPYSSSKYASDMLSVALNRHKSSQGLFSTVVCPGLVMTNLTYGILPSFFWTFIMPIMWLVFSVLSRSGSSLIHLLLHHTTERGHCTGCSFKNRNLWTRGQNITV, from the exons ATGGAAAAAGTTGTCATTATAACCGGCGCCAACAG CGGAATCGGACGAGCCTTGTGCGAAAGGCTTCTCGCGGAGGACGTCCAGCTCCGTTTGTGTCTCGCCTGCAGAAACACGCAGCGGGCCGAGACCGCCCGCTCTGCCCTCTTGACCTCTCACCCCGAGGCCCGCGTGGACTTACTGCAGCTCGATGTGGGTTCCGTGCAGTCAGCGCTCGCTGCTGCCCGAGAGCTCAAGGCCAG GTACAAAAGAATTGACTTTTTGTATCTAAATGCAGGAATAATGCCCAATCCACAAGTGGATATAAAAGCTTTTTTCAAGGGTTTGTTCTCAAG aaATGCCATCAACATGTTTGCGACAGCACAGGGTCTTTTAACACAGCAGGACTGCCTCAACTCTGACGGTCTGCAGGAGGTTTTCGCCACAAACCTGTTTGGTCATTTTGTCCTG GTCAGAGAGCTGGAGCCTCTTTTGTGTCAGGCGGGTCACACGTCACGTGTCGTGTGGACCTCTTCAAGTAACGCCCGCCGCACTGCCTTCAGCATCGAGGACATCCAGCACAGAAATGGGACGGAGCCCTACAGCTCGTCCAAGTATGCCTCGGACATGCTCAGTGTGGCCCTCAATAGACACAAGAGCAGTCAG GGGCTTTTCTCCACTGTGGTTTGTCCAGGGCTAGTGATGACCAATCTCACTTATGGTATACTTCCCTCCTTTTTCTGGACGTTCATCATGCCAATCATGTGGCTG GTGTTTTCTGTCTTGAGCAGATCAGGATCTTCACTAATACATTTACTCTTACACCATACAACGGAGCGGGGTCACTG CACTGGTTGTTCCTTCAAAAACCGGAATCTCTGGACCCGAGGGCAAAATATCACAGTTTAA
- the LOC133411357 gene encoding 3-keto-steroid reductase/17-beta-hydroxysteroid dehydrogenase 7-like isoform X2, which translates to MEKVVIITGANSGIGRALCERLLAEDVQLRLCLACRNTQRAETARSALLTSHPEARVDLLQLDVGSVQSALAAARELKARYKRIDFLYLNAGIMPNPQVDIKAFFKGLFSRNAINMFATAQGLLTQQDCLNSDGLQEVFATNLFGHFVLVRELEPLLCQAGHTSRVVWTSSSNARRTAFSIEDIQHRNGTEPYSSSKYASDMLSVALNRHKSSQGLFSTVVCPGLVMTNLTYGILPSFFWTFIMPIMWLIRIFTNTFTLTPYNGAGSLHWLFLQKPESLDPRAKYHSLTSGLGANYTEPRQMDIDDSMCEVFYEKLLQLEKDIRRSLPD; encoded by the exons ATGGAAAAAGTTGTCATTATAACCGGCGCCAACAG CGGAATCGGACGAGCCTTGTGCGAAAGGCTTCTCGCGGAGGACGTCCAGCTCCGTTTGTGTCTCGCCTGCAGAAACACGCAGCGGGCCGAGACCGCCCGCTCTGCCCTCTTGACCTCTCACCCCGAGGCCCGCGTGGACTTACTGCAGCTCGATGTGGGTTCCGTGCAGTCAGCGCTCGCTGCTGCCCGAGAGCTCAAGGCCAG GTACAAAAGAATTGACTTTTTGTATCTAAATGCAGGAATAATGCCCAATCCACAAGTGGATATAAAAGCTTTTTTCAAGGGTTTGTTCTCAAG aaATGCCATCAACATGTTTGCGACAGCACAGGGTCTTTTAACACAGCAGGACTGCCTCAACTCTGACGGTCTGCAGGAGGTTTTCGCCACAAACCTGTTTGGTCATTTTGTCCTG GTCAGAGAGCTGGAGCCTCTTTTGTGTCAGGCGGGTCACACGTCACGTGTCGTGTGGACCTCTTCAAGTAACGCCCGCCGCACTGCCTTCAGCATCGAGGACATCCAGCACAGAAATGGGACGGAGCCCTACAGCTCGTCCAAGTATGCCTCGGACATGCTCAGTGTGGCCCTCAATAGACACAAGAGCAGTCAG GGGCTTTTCTCCACTGTGGTTTGTCCAGGGCTAGTGATGACCAATCTCACTTATGGTATACTTCCCTCCTTTTTCTGGACGTTCATCATGCCAATCATGTGGCTG ATCAGGATCTTCACTAATACATTTACTCTTACACCATACAACGGAGCGGGGTCACTG CACTGGTTGTTCCTTCAAAAACCGGAATCTCTGGACCCGAGGGCAAAATATCACAGTTTAACATCAGGACTTGGAGCCAACTACACAGAACCGCGGCAA ATGGACATTGACGACAGTATGTGCGAGGTGTTTTATGAGAAACTGCTTCAACTGGAGAAAGACATCAGGAGAAGTCTCCCTGACTGA